The following are from one region of the Thermodesulfobacteriota bacterium genome:
- a CDS encoding DEAD/DEAH box helicase family protein, with translation MRNQASPSGQGFLAGQRAPEEWPWDRVHRRSPPADKIALFRALFRGREDVYSRRFESRKTGKSGYQPACANEWARGLCDKRATKCAQCPHRRFLPVSDEAIGWHLSGRDKAEKPFVMGVYPMLQDETCFLVAADFDKERWQEDAAAFAETCRRLGLPAAVERSRSGKGAHVWMFFEEAVPAALARKLASHVLTETMERRPEVGLESYDRLVPSQDTLPSGGFGSLIALPLQKAPRESGNSLFVDESFVPHPDQWAFLAAVRRIAPAQAEELVREAEGRGRIVGVRLPPTDEDTEGDAPWGAPPSRRRPDPPLTDLPETLEVVLGDQLYVPKEGLPPGLRNRLLRLAAFQNPEFYRAQALRLPTFDKARIVACAEDHPQHIGLPRGCLEDVAALLSELKVGCTLRDERCQGAPLPVSFSGELRPEQRAAAEAMAAHDTGVLSATTAFGKTVVAAWLTARRGVNTLVLVHRRQLLEQWVERLSAFLRCPTAAIGQIGGGRRKATGALDVALVQSLVRNGMVDDLVGGYGHLVVDECHHLPARSFELVARRAKARFVTGLSATVQRKDGQHPIIFMQCGPVRYRVEPRKQALARPFTHSVIVRPTGFRSRGQPDPNPRTRFQALYGELIADDARNRLICEDVAAAVREGRSPVVLTERTEHVELLAERLSGEVRHLIVLRGGMGRRGLKAVLARLAAVPETEERVLLATGRYLGEGFDDARLDTLFLALPVSWRGTVAQYAGRLHRLHDRKREVRVYDYSDLDVPMLARMFERRCRGYEAIGYTVELPASAVPGWPAKVALPADPRWKQDYAASIRRLIRDGVDEPLAALFLRACRPISVEAEGAARARSASEAFLYRRLETLSHTAGKFRLNAELPISFDGRGQMEVDLLAASSRVAVEIDGAQHLADPAAYRRDRRKDLLLQENGYLVLRFLADDLGTRLEEVLEAIQRALAHQERT, from the coding sequence GTGCGCAACCAGGCGTCCCCCTCGGGCCAAGGGTTTCTCGCCGGGCAACGCGCCCCGGAGGAATGGCCCTGGGACCGGGTTCATCGCCGTTCGCCCCCTGCCGACAAGATCGCCCTCTTCCGCGCCCTCTTCCGCGGCCGCGAAGACGTTTACTCCCGCCGCTTCGAGAGCCGCAAGACCGGCAAGTCCGGCTACCAGCCGGCCTGCGCCAACGAATGGGCCCGGGGCCTGTGCGACAAGCGCGCGACCAAGTGCGCCCAGTGCCCTCATCGCCGGTTCCTCCCCGTCTCCGACGAAGCAATCGGCTGGCACCTCTCCGGCCGCGACAAGGCCGAAAAGCCCTTCGTCATGGGCGTCTACCCCATGCTCCAGGACGAGACCTGCTTCCTCGTCGCCGCAGACTTCGACAAGGAGCGCTGGCAGGAGGACGCGGCAGCGTTCGCGGAGACCTGCCGGCGGCTGGGCCTGCCCGCCGCAGTGGAGAGGTCCCGCTCCGGCAAGGGCGCCCACGTCTGGATGTTCTTCGAGGAGGCTGTCCCCGCGGCCCTTGCGCGGAAGCTGGCCTCCCATGTCCTCACCGAGACGATGGAGCGCCGGCCCGAGGTCGGGCTGGAGTCCTACGACCGCCTGGTGCCGAGCCAGGACACCTTGCCCAGCGGAGGCTTTGGCAGCCTCATCGCGCTGCCGCTTCAGAAGGCGCCCCGGGAGAGCGGAAACAGCCTCTTCGTCGACGAGAGCTTCGTGCCCCACCCGGACCAGTGGGCGTTTCTGGCCGCCGTGCGGCGCATCGCCCCGGCTCAGGCCGAGGAGCTCGTGCGCGAAGCGGAAGGCCGGGGACGAATCGTGGGGGTGCGCCTGCCCCCCACGGACGAGGACACCGAGGGCGACGCGCCGTGGGGTGCCCCTCCCTCGCGGCGCCGCCCGGATCCTCCCCTCACGGATCTTCCCGAGACGCTGGAGGTGGTGCTCGGGGACCAGCTCTACGTGCCCAAGGAGGGCCTTCCCCCAGGCCTTCGCAATCGCCTCTTGCGCCTGGCGGCCTTTCAGAACCCCGAGTTCTACCGGGCACAGGCCCTTCGCCTGCCGACCTTCGACAAGGCCCGGATCGTCGCCTGCGCCGAGGACCATCCCCAGCACATCGGCCTGCCCCGAGGCTGCCTGGAGGACGTCGCCGCACTCCTCTCGGAGCTCAAGGTCGGCTGCACCCTTCGGGACGAGCGCTGCCAGGGGGCGCCCCTGCCGGTCTCGTTCTCCGGGGAGCTGCGCCCCGAGCAGAGGGCCGCCGCCGAGGCGATGGCCGCCCACGACACAGGCGTCCTCTCCGCCACCACGGCCTTCGGGAAGACGGTGGTTGCCGCCTGGCTCACCGCACGGCGCGGCGTCAACACTCTGGTCCTCGTTCACCGCAGGCAGCTCCTGGAGCAGTGGGTGGAGCGCCTCTCGGCGTTTCTCCGATGCCCGACCGCAGCCATCGGGCAGATCGGCGGGGGGAGGAGGAAGGCGACCGGAGCCCTGGACGTGGCCCTCGTGCAGAGCCTGGTGCGAAACGGCATGGTGGACGACCTGGTGGGCGGCTACGGCCATCTCGTGGTGGACGAGTGCCACCACCTTCCCGCCCGCAGCTTCGAGCTGGTCGCCAGGCGGGCCAAGGCCCGGTTCGTCACCGGGCTTTCGGCCACCGTCCAGCGCAAGGACGGCCAGCACCCCATCATCTTCATGCAATGCGGCCCGGTGCGCTACCGCGTGGAGCCCAGGAAGCAGGCGCTGGCCCGGCCCTTCACCCACTCGGTGATCGTCCGTCCCACGGGATTTCGATCGCGCGGGCAGCCCGATCCCAACCCCCGCACCCGGTTTCAGGCGCTCTACGGGGAGCTGATCGCGGACGACGCCCGCAATCGGCTCATCTGCGAAGACGTGGCGGCGGCGGTTCGAGAGGGCCGGTCACCGGTCGTGCTGACCGAACGTACCGAGCACGTGGAGCTCCTGGCCGAGCGTCTGTCCGGCGAGGTCCGCCACCTGATCGTGCTTCGCGGCGGCATGGGCAGAAGAGGCCTCAAAGCCGTTCTCGCCCGACTGGCGGCCGTTCCCGAGACCGAGGAACGGGTCCTCCTGGCCACCGGCCGCTACCTCGGCGAAGGGTTCGACGATGCCCGACTGGACACCTTGTTCCTGGCCCTTCCGGTGTCCTGGCGCGGGACCGTGGCCCAGTACGCCGGCCGCCTGCACCGGCTGCACGACCGCAAGCGCGAGGTCCGCGTGTACGACTACTCCGACCTCGACGTGCCGATGCTGGCCCGGATGTTCGAGAGGCGCTGCCGGGGCTACGAGGCCATCGGCTACACGGTGGAGCTGCCCGCGAGCGCCGTGCCGGGGTGGCCGGCCAAGGTAGCCCTTCCTGCAGACCCCCGATGGAAGCAGGACTACGCGGCGAGCATCCGCCGCCTGATCCGCGACGGCGTCGACGAGCCCCTCGCGGCCCTCTTCCTCCGCGCCTGCCGCCCGATCTCGGTCGAGGCGGAAGGCGCCGCGCGGGCCCGGAGTGCGAGCGAAGCGTTCCTGTACCGCCGCCTCGAGACTCTGTCCCACACGGCCGGGAAGTTCCGCCTGAACGCAGAGCTCCCGATTTCCTTCGACGGCCGGGGACAGATGGAAGTCGACCTCCTCGCCGCCAGCAGTCGGGTGGCCGTCGAGATCGACGGCGCCCAGCACCTGGCCGACCCCGCCGCCTACCGCCGCGACCGGCGAAAGGACCTGCTCCTCCAAGAGAACGGCTACCTCGTCCTGCGGTTCCTGGCAGACGACCTCGGCACCCGCCTGGAAGAGGTGCTCGAGGCGATCCAGCGCGCGCTGGCGCACCAGGAGCGGACGTGA
- a CDS encoding type II toxin-antitoxin system PemK/MazF family toxin: MPRHVQALPPISTRNWSGLVSSCLQTRTPMKRGEVYVAELQPRSGSEQRGIRPVVVVSHDGFNDVPAWRSVIVVPCSTSASQARRGPTAVPLAKGTAGLKHDGVALCHQITTLDRSKLTKRIGALPEAVLAAVNAGLLAALDLGK, encoded by the coding sequence ATGCCTCGGCATGTGCAGGCACTCCCGCCGATCTCGACGAGGAATTGGAGCGGGCTGGTCTCGAGTTGCTTACAGACGAGGACGCCCATGAAGCGCGGTGAAGTATACGTGGCGGAGCTTCAGCCTCGGTCCGGCTCCGAGCAGCGGGGCATACGCCCGGTTGTCGTCGTGTCCCACGATGGATTCAACGACGTTCCGGCCTGGCGGTCCGTGATCGTTGTCCCGTGCTCGACCTCGGCGTCCCAAGCCCGCCGCGGCCCAACGGCAGTGCCGCTCGCGAAAGGAACCGCAGGTCTCAAGCACGATGGAGTGGCTCTGTGCCATCAGATTACGACGCTTGACCGGTCCAAGTTGACGAAACGGATCGGCGCCTTGCCGGAGGCCGTTCTGGCGGCGGTGAACGCGGGACTGCTAGCGGCTTTGGACCTGGGCAAGTGA
- a CDS encoding M1 family peptidase: MTATALDPFRLPTSAVPTHYDLTLEPDLEAGSFAGRAAIRIEVRERLEVLVLNAKELEIREARLDGRPVAGVALDPERERVAFAAPGCLEPGPRTLEVVFRGALNEKLAGFYRSTFTDDQGRRHTIATTQLQSTDARRAFPCFDEPAFKATFSVTLVIPEGLT, translated from the coding sequence GTGACCGCAACCGCCCTCGACCCGTTCCGACTGCCCACCTCGGCCGTGCCGACCCACTACGACCTCACCCTGGAGCCCGACCTGGAGGCCGGCTCCTTCGCGGGCCGCGCCGCCATTCGGATCGAGGTACGGGAACGCCTGGAAGTGCTCGTGCTCAACGCCAAGGAGCTCGAGATCCGGGAGGCGCGGCTCGACGGTCGTCCCGTGGCCGGGGTCGCCCTCGACCCCGAGCGCGAGCGGGTGGCGTTTGCGGCGCCGGGCTGCCTCGAGCCCGGCCCCCGCACCCTGGAGGTCGTCTTCCGGGGGGCCCTGAACGAGAAGCTCGCCGGGTTCTACCGGTCCACCTTCACGGACGACCAGGGGCGCAGGCACACCATCGCCACCACCCAGCTCCAGAGCACCGACGCCCGGCGGGCGTTCCCCTGCTTCGACGAGCCGGCCTTCAAGGCCACGTTCTCGGTGACCCTGGTGATCCCCGAGGGGCTCACCG